In the Tessaracoccus lacteus genome, AGACCCAGTCACCCTCAGGGGTGCCGAGGATCCAGTCGCGCATGTGCTCGACGGTCGCGTTGGCAGCCGAGGCAGCCGACGAGAGGCCGCGGGCGGCGATGATGGCGGCGCCGCGCTTGGCGACGGTGGGGATGAAGTCGTTCTCGATCCACGCCTCGTCGCCCACGAGCTCGGCCGCGTTCTTCCCGCCGACCTTGGCGTTGAACAGGTCCGGGTACTGCGTGGCGGAGTGGTTGCCCCAGATGGTCATGTGGCTGACCTCGGTGACCGGAACGCCGAGCTTGGCCGCGAGCTGCGACTTTGCGCGGTTGTGGTCGAGGCGCGTCAGCGCGTTGAACTGCGAGGCGGGGATGTCGGGGGCGTTCTTCATGGCGATGAGCGCGTTGGTGTTCGCGGGGTTGCCCGTCACGAGCACCTTGACATCGTCGGCCGCCACGTCGTTGAGTGCCTTGCCCTGTGCGGTGAAGATGGCGCCGTTGGCCGACAGCAGGTCGCCACGCTCCATGCCTGCCTTGCGGGGCATGGCGCCGACGAGCATGGCGGCGTGCACGCCGTCGAAGACCTTGCGGGGATCGTCACCGATCTCGATGTTGACCAGGTTGCCGAATGCGCAGTCGTCGAGCTCCATGACGACACCCTCGAGCGCCTTCAGCGCAGGGGTGATCTCGAGGAGACGCAGCTCGATCGGCCGGTCGCCGAGCAGCGACCCGCTGGCGATGCGGAACAGCAGGCTGTAGCAGATCTGGCCGGCGGCGCCGGTGACGGCGATCTTGAGGGGAGCATCAGTGCTCATACTTTTCCTTCCAAGAACGGTGTTTGTCCGTGGAAGCGACTCTACTCCGACTCCACTCGCCCGGGGGGACGGGCACCGGTCAGAGGATGTTGAACACCCACTTGAGCACCTCGAGCAGCCCCACCAGGACGAGCCAGGACATCAGGGCGATGGTCATCCAGCCGCCGTCGACGAAGGCGCGGGCCTTCGCCTGGGCCGCGGGTGGCAGGAACAGGTTCGCCTCGAGGATGTTCCACCTGGTCATGGACCAGAAGACGAAGGTGGTGGAGATCGTCACGAGGATGCACCACGGGCACAGGGCGCCGATCACGAACGTGCTCTGGACGAGCAGCCAGTAGGCGAAGACGACGCCCAGGAAGTAGACGATGTTCGCGGTGAACATGAACCAGCGCGGGAAGCGCGTGCCGCACAGGGATGCGACGGCGATGGTCATGACGACCGGCTCGGCGATCAGGCCGAGGAACGCGTTGGGGAAGCCGAAGACGTTGGCCTGCCAGGTGGTGCCGACCTTGGCGCAGTCGAAGATCGCGTTGATCGAGCAGCTGAGGATCGCGTCGGGGTTCCTGGCGAGGATGATCGCGTCGTAGGACAACACGAAGGAGGCGATGAGGCTGAGCGTGGCGAACAGCAGCATCTCCCCGAAGACGATGTAGCGGTCGCGCGGCTTCGGCCACGGCCGGGGGTCCGTCCCCCTGCCGGGGGCCAGGTCGACGTCTTCAACGGCTTGCTGCATGGCCACTATCGAAACACGGGGGTCAGCGTCGG is a window encoding:
- a CDS encoding vitamin K epoxide reductase family protein; this translates as MQQAVEDVDLAPGRGTDPRPWPKPRDRYIVFGEMLLFATLSLIASFVLSYDAIILARNPDAILSCSINAIFDCAKVGTTWQANVFGFPNAFLGLIAEPVVMTIAVASLCGTRFPRWFMFTANIVYFLGVVFAYWLLVQSTFVIGALCPWCILVTISTTFVFWSMTRWNILEANLFLPPAAQAKARAFVDGGWMTIALMSWLVLVGLLEVLKWVFNIL
- a CDS encoding malate dehydrogenase, whose translation is MSTDAPLKIAVTGAAGQICYSLLFRIASGSLLGDRPIELRLLEITPALKALEGVVMELDDCAFGNLVNIEIGDDPRKVFDGVHAAMLVGAMPRKAGMERGDLLSANGAIFTAQGKALNDVAADDVKVLVTGNPANTNALIAMKNAPDIPASQFNALTRLDHNRAKSQLAAKLGVPVTEVSHMTIWGNHSATQYPDLFNAKVGGKNAAELVGDEAWIENDFIPTVAKRGAAIIAARGLSSAASAANATVEHMRDWILGTPEGDWVSMAVPSDGSYGVPEGLISSFPCIVKDGKYEIVQGLELGEFSRAKIDASVAELVDERNAVTELGLI